In Paraburkholderia phenazinium, the following are encoded in one genomic region:
- a CDS encoding acyl-CoA-binding protein codes for MSDVDAQFAKAHEEVQQLPERPGNLTLLRLYALYKQATKGDVHGDKPGFTDIVGKYKYDAWAALKGTAQDAAKQQYVELVESLKSGASA; via the coding sequence ATGAGCGACGTCGACGCGCAATTCGCGAAAGCCCACGAAGAGGTCCAACAACTGCCGGAACGCCCGGGCAACCTGACGCTGCTACGCCTGTACGCGCTCTACAAGCAGGCCACCAAGGGCGACGTGCACGGCGACAAGCCCGGCTTCACCGACATCGTCGGCAAGTACAAGTACGATGCCTGGGCAGCGCTGAAAGGCACCGCGCAGGACGCCGCCAAGCAGCAATACGTCGAATTGGTCGAATCGCTGAAAAGCGGCGCTTCGGCCTAA